GAGCGCGGATTTAATGACGCATAAGGGTCTTGAAAAATCATCTGCATCTTCCGGTGTAGCTGGAATTTTTCATTTTCTTTTAAAGCATGGATGTCCTTGCCATCATAAAGAACTTCACCAGCGGTTTTATCATATAATCCAAGAATTGTTCGTCCGATAGTGGATTTACCACAGCCAGACTCTCCAACTAACCCGAAGGTCTCACCTTGACTTATCTGAAATGATACATCGTTGACTGCCTGTAGCGTTTGATTTCTGCTAATCTCAAAAAACTTCTGCAGACGATTCACTTCGAGGATTACTTTCGCCATTTTGTACCGTTCCCCCTTCCCGCCAATAGCGCCTAGCAGTACATAACTCTGTTTCATAGATTGTATTTGCAATGCTTATTTTTTCAATTCCTTTTCCGGTTTGTGGGGCATGTAACATTGTTCCGTCTCCACTATAAATTCCAACATGGTGTATTCGCCCCTTTCCCTCTTCATAGGCGAAGAAAAGTAAATCACCAGGTCGAAGCTTCTCTAATGGAACTTCTATTCCGGCAGTCGCTTGATCCCCTGCATCTCTAGCAATCTGGTACCCATTTGCTTTATGGGCAGCATAGGCTAGACCAGAGCAATCAAAGCCTAAAGTACTCATCCCGCCCCAGAAATATTCCAGACCTACATATTTTTTGGCAACCGCTACAATTGCTTCTCCATTCCCATACCGAACACCATCTATGTTAGAAAATAGCTCGACATCATTTGTATCTACATATCCAATACCATGTGGTGTAATGACAGTAACCGCATCTTCATGATGTGCTTTCACTGGTAAAATAGTTAAATAACTTAAACTTATTGCGGCTTGATGGTCAAAGGTTAACCAAGCGAATGAGGATCGAATTACTGCTTTTACTGGCTGTTGCCAGTCTGCGATATTCATTTTCTTTATTTGACAAGCAGGTACCCAACCCGGATAACCTCTGTTATCTTTACGGGATGGTTGGGAAGGTATAACAATATGAGCCCAATCTCCGGTTCGCTTCGTTACCATGACCCGTTCTCCATAAAGTAATTGCGTTTGAATTCGATTTTCGTCACATAACGCAAGTTTTTGTGTATCATCTAGTTGGTTCACCCATTCATCCACGTTAGCTGGGTTGCTAATTGCAAGCTCATCTATCGCTCTAGCAGATGATGGATCTGTCCATACAGTAGCTACGGAAACACTGGCAACATAAATCTCTCGCTCTGTTTGATCAAACGTTTGTTCAGTCACCATTTACCCTCCCATTTTTTTCAAAAGGGGACTCTATCAAATGATATTATCGAAGTCCCCTTCATGCTGTTATTGTTTATCCGCATGCTTTAAATCAAGGTACCCTACTGGATGACGCAGTATGTTCGTAACTCCTTCTTGTAATACTTCTACCTGATTATAATATCGAATTGGAAATAGCGGCATTTCCTCAGCAAGCATTTTTTCAGCTTCGTACATATACTCCCAACGCTTTGCTTCATCTGCTTCTGATTTTGCATTAACTATTAATTCATCATAGGTTTCATTTGACCAGCCAGTGCGATTCATATAAGAGCCTGTAATAAAACTCTCTAAGAAATTAACTGGATCCGCATAATCATATAAAAAAGAACTTCTGGACAATTGGTGCTTCAAAGCCTTTTGGTCTTCTAAAAAAACATTCCATTCCGTGTTTTCAAGTTCCACATCTACCCCAATATTTTCACTGAGCATCCCTTGAATTGTTTCAGCTACATCTTTATTAACATTTTCCGTATTATAGGACAATGTTACTTTCGGAAGCTCCTCATACCCTTCTTCCTGCATCCCTTCCTCCAATAGCTTCTTTGCTTCCTCTGGGTCAAATGAAACGATCTCTCCATTAACATCACGGAAGTCTTCTCCACTAGGATTGGTAAACCCTGGAGAGACAAACCCATGAGCAGGCTTCACCTTATTTTTCACGACATATTCAGCGATATTTTCCTGATCAACAGCTAAAGCGAACGCCTTTCTTATCTTTGCATTTTGAAATGGCTCCTCGGTAACATTAAATCGATAAAACTCTAACCCACCTTGATCAACAATCTGCACATTATCACCATCTATTACCTGATCGGATAATTCTGCAGGGATTTCGGCTGAATCTAACTCTCCTCGTTCAAACATTTGATATTCCGTATTAATATCATTGACCATCACCCAATGGACGCCGTCTAAGCGTACATTATCCACATCCCAGTATTCTTCATTTTTCGTAAACATCATCTCATTATCATGTTCCCAGGATTCCAGCTTAAACGGTCCATTTGCAACAAATGACTCTGCTTCAGCATGCCACTCTGGGTTTTCTTCAGCTACTTTATGATTTACTGGAAAAAAAGCTGGATTTGTTAATACATGTAAGAAGAATCCTGTTGGGTTTTCCAATTCTACTTTAAGTGTCTTTTCATCCA
This genomic interval from Virgibacillus pantothenticus contains the following:
- a CDS encoding C40 family peptidase, translating into MTEQTFDQTEREIYVASVSVATVWTDPSSARAIDELAISNPANVDEWVNQLDDTQKLALCDENRIQTQLLYGERVMVTKRTGDWAHIVIPSQPSRKDNRGYPGWVPACQIKKMNIADWQQPVKAVIRSSFAWLTFDHQAAISLSYLTILPVKAHHEDAVTVITPHGIGYVDTNDVELFSNIDGVRYGNGEAIVAVAKKYVGLEYFWGGMSTLGFDCSGLAYAAHKANGYQIARDAGDQATAGIEVPLEKLRPGDLLFFAYEEGKGRIHHVGIYSGDGTMLHAPQTGKGIEKISIANTIYETELCTARRYWREGGTVQNGESNPRSESSAEVF
- a CDS encoding peptide ABC transporter substrate-binding protein, producing the protein MKKGLLYLMGVLVFLVLAACTAKESAGTEEENGAANEKKAEGEKILQLNNGEEPTSFDPAIGFDNVSWNALNNLMEGLTRLGEDHTPQPAVAEEWEVSEDGTTYTFQLREDANWSNGDPVVAEDFIYAWERLLNPETGSSAGFLGYFIKGGEAFNSGEGSADDLGITAVDEKTLKVELENPTGFFLHVLTNPAFFPVNHKVAEENPEWHAEAESFVANGPFKLESWEHDNEMMFTKNEEYWDVDNVRLDGVHWVMVNDINTEYQMFERGELDSAEIPAELSDQVIDGDNVQIVDQGGLEFYRFNVTEEPFQNAKIRKAFALAVDQENIAEYVVKNKVKPAHGFVSPGFTNPSGEDFRDVNGEIVSFDPEEAKKLLEEGMQEEGYEELPKVTLSYNTENVNKDVAETIQGMLSENIGVDVELENTEWNVFLEDQKALKHQLSRSSFLYDYADPVNFLESFITGSYMNRTGWSNETYDELIVNAKSEADEAKRWEYMYEAEKMLAEEMPLFPIRYYNQVEVLQEGVTNILRHPVGYLDLKHADKQ